The Fibrobacter sp. UWP2 DNA segment TGATGAGAGCTTCGATGACCTCGGGGTACAAAATGCGGGCGTTGCCGGTCATTTTATCGGTCTTGGCGGGGTAAAGTTCGTCGAGCAGGTTGCGCTTGCCCAGGTCCTCTTGCAAAACCATGCAAGCATCCTCGTCCACGCAGTAAATGCGGGTCACAGGCAAGTTGTGATCGCGGAACGCCTTGGAAAATTCCACAAAATGCTTAAAATCGTCGTTGACTTCGGCACAAACTTGGAGCACGCTCGAGCGCTTGCCGTCGGCAATGCGGAAGTACTGGCGGCCCGAGCCGGCACCGGCAATGGACGTCACGGTAAAGTTTTCGGAATAGCCATGAGAAAAGAGGTATTCTCTAATTTTCGAGGAAATCTGCAGCGTTTCGTTATTCATGGGAAGGAATATACAATTTTTTTGAGCAAATTATCCAAACTTGATGCGCGGATCCACCAAGGTGTATAGAATATCACTAAACAGGCGACCGACCATGGCCATGAGGCTGCTCAAAAAGATGACGCCCATCACCACGTTGTAGTCGCGGTTGACCATAGAGTTGTAGTAGAGGAGGCCCATGCCGTCGATGTCGAATACTTTCTCGATGAGGAGCGCCCCCGCAAACATGAGGGTGCAGATTTCGGAGAGTCGGGTCGCAATGGGGATAAGCGCGTTGCGGAGGGCGTGACGGACCAGAGCCTGCTTAAAGTTCATGCCCTTGGCAAGCGCCGTGCGCATGTAGTCCTTGCCTAGCTCCTCGAGAGCAGAATTCTTCATGAGGAACGTGAGGAACGCAAACTCGCCTATCATGTAACAGAATATGGGGAGCACCAGGTGGTGCGCCAGGTCGGCGATTTTTTCAAAGAACGAGAAGTCCTCGAAGTCGTCGCTCGTGAGCCCCCCCAGCGGGAAAATGTCGAGGTACGAGCCGCCGGCGAGGAAGATGATGAGCAAAATGCCCAGGGCGTACCCCGGCATCACGTAGCCCGAAAAAATCACGCCGCTCGTGAGGGAATCGAGTTTGCTCCCGTGATGCACCGCCTTCCAAAGGCCCAGCGGAATGCAAATGAGGTAGCTCAAGAAAAACGACGTAAAGCCGAAGAACAGCGATATGGGGAAACGCGAAACGATGACGTCCCATACTGGGAGGCCGTAGGTATAGCTTGTGCCGAGGTCCAGATGCAGCACGTTCCAGAGCCATGTGAGGTAGCGCCTCCACGCCGGCTGGTCAAAACCGAAATACGCCTGGATTTGGGCGATTTGCTCGGGAGAGAGAGCCTTGGACGCATCTACCCCGCCCTTCATGGCGGCGGCGGCCTGTGCCCGCGAAATGAGTTCCTCCACGGGGCCGCCCGGCAACAGCTGGATGAGCACGAAGCACACCAGCGAAATCCCGATGAGCGTCGGGATCATGAGCAGCAGACGTCGGAGGATATAAGATCTCATGGTTCGCCTTCGGCGAGTTCAAAGTTAATAGTTTCTAGTAACTAGGAACTCTCTATCGCATCTTCCCCGAGCGGAGAACGTCCATCATGTTAAAGGGCTTGGCGGTGCCGGCAGCAATCTGCTCAGCAAGAAAGTTCACGGCATCGACCGTGCCCTCGGCGTAAATCTGGCGGCCGCACACGTTGTGCTGGAACTCAAAATGAACGGTTCCATCGGCGCTGTCGAGGCTGTAG contains these protein-coding regions:
- a CDS encoding ABC transporter permease subunit — its product is MRSYILRRLLLMIPTLIGISLVCFVLIQLLPGGPVEELISRAQAAAAMKGGVDASKALSPEQIAQIQAYFGFDQPAWRRYLTWLWNVLHLDLGTSYTYGLPVWDVIVSRFPISLFFGFTSFFLSYLICIPLGLWKAVHHGSKLDSLTSGVIFSGYVMPGYALGILLIIFLAGGSYLDIFPLGGLTSDDFEDFSFFEKIADLAHHLVLPIFCYMIGEFAFLTFLMKNSALEELGKDYMRTALAKGMNFKQALVRHALRNALIPIATRLSEICTLMFAGALLIEKVFDIDGMGLLYYNSMVNRDYNVVMGVIFLSSLMAMVGRLFSDILYTLVDPRIKFG